One segment of Arcanobacterium haemolyticum DSM 20595 DNA contains the following:
- a CDS encoding DUF349 domain-containing protein has translation MTDKNPTPTPRVVAHPKPMDVPAPAVDNAQAAHAATFGRVDNEGNVWLKEADGTERNVGQYAAGGSEQDALDLYIRRFLDLQAQVALLETRISHISPEEARQSLKALHEQLVEPAVVGDVASLKERAAKLDELAEERKKVVEAERAAAKEQALAERTAIVEKAETLANQDPAHTHWKNSRQELADLLDAWKNSQRNGARIDRATEEALWKRFSSARTQFDRHRRQYFSERDAALKVTVARKEELIAEAESLSTSTEWGPTAARFRDLMEEWKAAGRSIKKEDDRLWERFRTAQQTFFDARTSYNTALDEEFGANLQAKLALLAEAEKLVPVSDVEYAKEQIRSIGERWDAIGRVPRADVARTEGRLRDIEHAIRDAESEQWRKSDPDKQERSHGMAAQLEALIEELEGQIAKAQAAGDDKKLKELNTALEARKAWLAAVRAE, from the coding sequence ATGACTGATAAGAATCCCACCCCCACTCCGCGCGTAGTGGCACACCCAAAGCCAATGGACGTCCCAGCTCCGGCGGTTGATAACGCGCAGGCAGCACACGCTGCCACTTTTGGACGCGTCGATAATGAAGGTAACGTCTGGCTGAAGGAAGCCGACGGTACCGAACGAAACGTCGGCCAGTACGCAGCTGGCGGTTCTGAACAAGATGCGTTGGATCTCTATATTCGCCGCTTCCTCGATCTGCAAGCACAAGTAGCCCTCCTTGAGACGCGCATTTCGCACATCTCACCTGAGGAAGCTCGCCAATCCCTCAAGGCTCTCCATGAACAGCTGGTTGAACCAGCTGTGGTTGGCGATGTCGCATCCTTGAAGGAACGCGCTGCCAAGCTTGATGAACTTGCTGAAGAACGGAAGAAGGTTGTTGAAGCCGAACGCGCCGCCGCTAAGGAACAGGCACTCGCAGAACGTACTGCGATTGTTGAAAAGGCAGAAACCCTTGCCAACCAAGATCCTGCACACACCCACTGGAAGAACTCCCGCCAAGAACTCGCAGATCTTCTTGACGCGTGGAAGAACTCTCAACGCAACGGCGCCCGCATCGATCGTGCAACCGAAGAAGCTTTGTGGAAGCGTTTCTCTTCTGCACGCACCCAGTTCGATCGTCACCGCCGCCAGTACTTCTCAGAGCGTGATGCAGCGCTCAAGGTTACTGTGGCTCGTAAGGAAGAACTGATTGCTGAAGCAGAATCGCTCTCTACATCCACTGAATGGGGTCCAACTGCTGCTCGCTTCCGTGACCTCATGGAAGAATGGAAGGCCGCTGGCCGTTCCATCAAGAAGGAAGATGATCGCCTCTGGGAGCGTTTCCGTACGGCACAACAGACCTTCTTCGATGCTCGCACATCGTACAACACCGCTCTTGACGAAGAATTCGGTGCAAACTTGCAGGCGAAGTTAGCTCTTCTTGCCGAAGCCGAAAAACTCGTTCCAGTTTCTGATGTTGAATACGCCAAGGAACAGATCCGTTCCATCGGCGAACGTTGGGATGCTATCGGCCGTGTGCCACGTGCAGACGTTGCCCGCACCGAAGGTCGCTTGCGTGATATCGAACATGCGATCCGTGACGCCGAATCTGAGCAGTGGCGTAAGTCCGATCCTGATAAGCAGGAACGGTCACACGGCATGGCAGCACAGCTCGAAGCCCTGATCGAAGAACTTGAAGGCCAGATCGCCAAGGCTCAGGCAGCCGGCGACGATAAGAAGCTCAAGGAACTCAACACGGCACTCGAAGCTCGCAAGGCATGGCTGGCAGCAGTCCGCGCCGAGTGA
- a CDS encoding MBL fold metallo-hydrolase, whose translation MLFLRYDQTFLQENTYILADDDERVALVVDPGAGSATWVKNTLAELNLTLGAVLLTHGHPDHVWDSQKVAAGAPVYISQPDAYRMEDPNSHLPADPGRELALERLGGQSWVKPENLQLLPAEIFSQAVSLVPGIPLRAVPAPGHTEGSTIFICQGEITHAPYSVMMPTGRLESFMLGGDVIFNGGIGRTDMPGGDEYQMASTLRFIVQVIKPETYIFPGHGPQTMLFHETRHSPFLHSAMS comes from the coding sequence ATGTTATTTTTGCGATACGATCAAACGTTCCTTCAAGAGAACACGTATATTCTTGCAGACGACGACGAACGGGTAGCCCTCGTCGTCGATCCTGGCGCTGGAAGCGCAACGTGGGTTAAAAACACGTTAGCCGAGCTCAACCTCACGTTAGGTGCCGTTTTGTTGACACACGGACACCCGGATCACGTGTGGGATAGCCAAAAAGTTGCTGCCGGAGCGCCCGTCTATATTTCGCAACCTGACGCATACCGCATGGAAGATCCAAACTCGCACCTTCCAGCTGATCCAGGCCGTGAACTCGCCTTGGAACGCTTGGGCGGGCAATCGTGGGTTAAGCCTGAAAACCTCCAACTTCTCCCAGCAGAAATCTTCTCTCAGGCAGTAAGCCTGGTACCAGGAATCCCACTGCGTGCTGTTCCAGCCCCAGGCCACACCGAAGGCTCCACCATATTTATCTGCCAAGGAGAAATCACGCACGCACCGTACTCAGTCATGATGCCAACCGGGCGCCTAGAATCGTTCATGCTCGGGGGAGACGTCATTTTCAACGGCGGTATAGGCCGTACTGACATGCCAGGTGGTGACGAATACCAGATGGCATCCACGTTGCGTTTCATCGTCCAGGTTATCAAACCAGAAACCTATATCTTCCCAGGGCACGGCCCACAAACGATGCTCTTCCATGAAACGCGCCATTCGCCGTTTCTCCATTCGGCAATGAGCTAA
- the hisS gene encoding histidine--tRNA ligase, translating into MAKIAPLSGFPEWLPAGRIVEQEVLDTLRKTFELHAFSSIETRAVEPVERLLSKGETSKEIYLLRRLQAGDAPDKDELGLHFDLTVPLARYVLENAGHLDFPFRRYQIQKVWRGERPQDGRFREFIQADVDVVGQDTLAFHHEVELPLVMVDALSKLPIPRVRIHASNRKVAQGFYEAIGIDDVEQTLRIVDKLDKVGPEIVAELLERDVNATSDQARLTLELAQICTEDASFADKIASFGLHSDLLDEGLNELVALVEGANSLIPGSVVADLKIARGLDYYTGSVYESVMEGHEDLGSVCSGGRYDSLVSDGKRTFPGVGLSIGVSRILARVIGQNVVTPSRKVPTAVLVAVNDESERAHAEKTAFELRKRGIATEVSPSSAKFGKQIRYADRRGIPYVWFSTEEGEQVKDIRSGEQSDTTTLTWQPPAEDLHPTLIAGE; encoded by the coding sequence ATGGCTAAGATTGCACCTTTATCTGGATTCCCTGAGTGGCTTCCTGCAGGACGTATTGTTGAACAGGAAGTATTGGACACTCTTCGTAAGACCTTTGAACTGCATGCTTTTTCGTCCATCGAAACGCGTGCAGTTGAGCCAGTGGAACGCCTTTTGTCGAAAGGCGAAACGTCGAAGGAAATTTATCTTCTGCGTCGTCTCCAAGCTGGTGATGCCCCGGACAAGGATGAGCTTGGGCTTCACTTTGATTTGACTGTTCCTCTGGCTCGTTACGTGCTGGAAAACGCGGGGCATCTGGATTTCCCATTCCGCCGTTACCAGATTCAAAAAGTGTGGCGTGGCGAGCGCCCACAAGACGGCCGTTTCCGTGAATTCATTCAGGCGGATGTGGACGTGGTTGGCCAAGATACGTTGGCGTTCCATCACGAAGTCGAATTGCCGCTGGTTATGGTAGACGCGTTGTCCAAGCTTCCGATTCCGCGTGTTCGTATCCATGCGTCGAACCGTAAGGTTGCGCAAGGTTTCTACGAAGCGATTGGGATTGACGACGTCGAACAGACCCTCCGCATCGTGGATAAACTGGACAAGGTTGGTCCGGAAATTGTTGCCGAACTCCTGGAACGTGATGTTAACGCCACTTCCGATCAGGCTCGCCTCACACTCGAATTGGCTCAGATTTGCACTGAAGATGCATCATTTGCTGACAAGATTGCATCATTCGGTTTGCACTCTGATCTACTCGATGAAGGTTTGAACGAACTCGTGGCATTGGTTGAGGGCGCGAATTCACTCATTCCGGGGTCGGTTGTTGCCGATCTTAAGATTGCCCGCGGGCTCGATTATTACACCGGTTCGGTCTATGAATCCGTGATGGAAGGCCACGAAGATCTCGGATCCGTCTGTTCAGGTGGCCGCTATGATTCGCTCGTGTCTGATGGCAAGCGCACCTTCCCGGGGGTCGGCCTCTCCATCGGCGTGTCACGAATCCTGGCCCGCGTGATCGGCCAGAATGTTGTTACCCCAAGCCGCAAGGTTCCAACGGCCGTGCTCGTGGCAGTGAACGACGAATCCGAACGAGCCCACGCAGAAAAAACTGCCTTCGAACTTCGTAAGCGCGGAATCGCAACGGAAGTATCGCCGTCGTCGGCAAAATTCGGAAAACAAATCCGATACGCTGATCGCCGCGGAATCCCATACGTGTGGTTCTCCACCGAAGAAGGCGAACAAGTCAAAGATATTCGTTCCGGGGAACAAAGCGATACAACCACACTCACGTGGCAACCACCGGCCGAAGATCTTCACCCAACACTAATTGCAGGGGAGTGA